The following are encoded in a window of Gossypium raimondii isolate GPD5lz chromosome 13, ASM2569854v1, whole genome shotgun sequence genomic DNA:
- the LOC105781418 gene encoding peroxidase 3: MAGTSSARIVLVVVFGVLALIGSAQAQLQMNFYASSCPKAEQIVLDYVKQHIPNAPSLAASFLRMHFHDCIVRGCDASVLLNSTSGQAEKNAVPNLTLRGFDFIERVKSLLEAECPGVVSCADILTLVARDSVVTTGGPFWNVPTGRRDGVISNITEANTNIPSPFHNFTTLLTLFSNQGLNLTDLVLLSGGHTIGISHCPAVSRRLYNSTGPGGIDPTMDSEYAENLKANKCKTASDNTTILEMDPGSRKTFDLSYYSLLLKRRGLFQSDAALTTDSTSLAFINQLLTSPPQFFFDEFAKAMEKMGRVNVKTGSEGQIRKQCALVNN; the protein is encoded by the exons ATGGCAGGAACAAGCTCTGCGAGGATTGTTTTAGTTGTTGTGTTTGGTGTTTTAGCATTGATTGGGTCCGCACAGGCTCAACTGCAGATGAACTTTTATGCCAGCAGCTGTCCTAAAGCCGAGCAGATTGTGCTGGACTATGTTAAACAGCACATCCCTAATGCCCCATCCCTCGCTGCTTCTTTCTTAAGAATGCACTTCCATGATTGCATTGTCAGG GGCTGTGATGCATCAGTGCTTCTAAACTCCACATCTGGCCAAGCAGAGAAGAATGCAGTCCCAAATCTAACACTGAGGGGCTTTGATTTCATTGAAAGAGTGAAGAGCCTCCTCGAAGCCGAATGCCCTGGAGTTGTCTCCTGTGCCGATATCCTCACTTTGGTTGCCAGAGACTCTGTAGTAACCACT GGAGGTCCATTTTGGAATGTTCCAACAGGAAGAAGAGACGGTGTGATATCCAATATCACCGAAGCAAATACCAACATTCCAAGCCCTTTCCACAACTTCACTACTCTCCTTACTCTTTTCAGTAACCAAGGACTTAACTTGACCGACTTAGTTCTCCTATCTG GTGGTCACACCATCGGCATATCCCATTGCCCGGCTGTTTCGCGCCGACTGTACAATTCCACCGGCCCCGGCGGAATCGACCCAACCATGGACAGCGAGTACGCTGAAAACCTCAAGGCCAACAAGTGTAAAACCGCGAGCGATAACACCACAATACTTGAGATGGACCCTGGGAGTCGGAAAACCTTCGATCTTAGCTACTACTCACTCTTGCTCAAAAGAAGGGGTCTTTTCCAATCCGATGCTGCTTTAACCACTGATTCAACCAGCTTGGCTTTCATCAACCAGCTCCTTACCAGTCCCCCACAGTTCTTCTTTGATGAGTTTGCCAAAGCCATGGAGAAAATGGGTCGGGTTAATGTTAAGACTGGATCCGAAGGCCAGATCCGGAAGCAATGTGCCCTTGTCAACAACTAA